In Archangium violaceum, the following are encoded in one genomic region:
- a CDS encoding GAF domain-containing sensor histidine kinase, whose product MTSDSRVPGGPSAEAFRAFFEAVELPAALCDLGLRPRALNAAFARFCFEHGATVEQMMESVAGARVPEDGASCVVDVALPPGGVVVVELVRRGEWVSLVGRRESELMRGQLVVVEQALLEQARTEGVLLDLGRSVAEAGSEEELVAAVARGVKELFPGRTFCIRIIDARTGGLTSLYAEGRLKEGSREPLVLKRSAVEKMHLSQESIPAGGRVVVGARVPLLFEGSTGGVSAPLVASGQLYGAINLEYPATLKEEGDLLQDERVLVQLANQVAVAVKNAKLIDELTFVRKYLEELLEKANALILVANRDKKVVVFNQAVSRLTGFSKEEVLGKDVFTLVPEDEHLRLASLMAAVLRGESVPNFELRLRTKTGEARASFATSSTLTSQGEVEGVMAIGQDVTVVAQLEQRVIQAEKLASMGQLAASVAHEINNPMTAVVAYAESLLQRAMMMGSSGASDTDKLKKIMESGQRILRFTRDLTSYARPAKDKPERVQLHTVLDRAVGYCEHVVTQSKVKVERDYGELPLLSAVPANLEQVFVNLITNACHAMQPGGKVSLRTRQEGREAVVCVKDTGSGISPENLSRIFEPFYTTKTEGKGTGLGLSIVQRIVEKHGGKLSVESELGQGTTFTVRLPIPD is encoded by the coding sequence ATGACGAGTGACTCCCGCGTGCCGGGGGGCCCATCCGCCGAAGCCTTCCGAGCCTTCTTCGAAGCGGTGGAGTTGCCCGCGGCGCTGTGCGACCTGGGACTGAGGCCGAGGGCGCTCAACGCGGCCTTCGCGCGCTTCTGTTTCGAGCACGGGGCGACGGTGGAGCAGATGATGGAGTCGGTGGCGGGGGCGCGGGTGCCCGAGGACGGGGCCTCGTGCGTGGTGGATGTGGCGTTGCCGCCCGGGGGCGTGGTGGTGGTGGAGCTGGTGAGGCGTGGGGAGTGGGTGTCGCTGGTGGGGCGGCGCGAGTCGGAGCTGATGAGGGGTCAGCTGGTGGTGGTGGAGCAGGCGCTGCTGGAGCAGGCGCGCACCGAGGGCGTGTTGTTGGACCTGGGGCGCAGCGTGGCGGAGGCGGGCAGCGAGGAGGAGCTGGTGGCGGCGGTGGCGCGAGGGGTGAAGGAGCTGTTCCCCGGGCGCACCTTCTGCATCCGCATCATCGACGCGAGGACGGGCGGGCTGACGAGCCTGTACGCGGAGGGGAGGCTGAAGGAGGGCTCTCGCGAGCCGCTGGTGCTCAAGCGCAGCGCGGTGGAGAAGATGCACCTGTCACAGGAGTCCATTCCCGCTGGGGGCCGGGTGGTGGTGGGGGCGCGGGTGCCGCTGCTCTTCGAGGGGAGCACGGGCGGGGTGAGCGCGCCGCTGGTGGCCAGCGGGCAGCTCTACGGCGCCATCAACCTGGAGTATCCGGCCACGCTGAAGGAGGAGGGAGACCTGCTGCAGGACGAGCGGGTGCTGGTGCAGCTGGCCAACCAGGTGGCGGTGGCGGTGAAGAACGCGAAGCTCATCGACGAGCTGACGTTCGTGCGCAAGTACCTGGAGGAGCTGCTGGAGAAGGCGAACGCGCTCATCCTGGTGGCGAACCGGGACAAGAAGGTGGTCGTCTTCAACCAGGCGGTCAGCCGGCTGACGGGCTTCAGCAAGGAGGAGGTGCTGGGGAAGGACGTCTTCACGCTGGTGCCGGAGGACGAGCACCTGCGGTTGGCGTCGCTGATGGCGGCGGTGCTGCGAGGCGAGTCGGTGCCCAACTTCGAGCTGCGGCTGCGCACGAAGACGGGGGAGGCGCGGGCCTCGTTCGCCACGTCCTCGACGCTGACGTCACAGGGGGAGGTGGAGGGGGTGATGGCGATCGGGCAGGACGTGACGGTGGTGGCGCAGCTGGAGCAGCGGGTCATCCAGGCGGAGAAGCTGGCGTCGATGGGGCAGTTGGCGGCGAGCGTGGCGCATGAAATCAACAACCCGATGACGGCGGTGGTGGCGTACGCGGAGTCGCTGTTGCAGCGGGCGATGATGATGGGGAGCTCGGGCGCGTCGGACACGGACAAGCTGAAGAAGATCATGGAGAGCGGGCAGCGCATCCTGCGCTTCACGAGGGACCTGACGTCATACGCGAGGCCGGCGAAGGACAAGCCGGAGCGGGTGCAGCTGCACACGGTGTTGGACAGGGCGGTGGGGTACTGCGAGCACGTGGTGACGCAGTCGAAGGTGAAGGTGGAGCGCGACTACGGGGAGTTGCCGCTGCTATCGGCGGTGCCGGCGAACCTGGAACAGGTGTTCGTGAACCTCATCACCAACGCGTGTCACGCGATGCAGCCGGGCGGGAAGGTCTCGCTGCGGACGAGGCAGGAGGGGCGCGAGGCGGTGGTCTGTGTGAAGGACACGGGGAGCGGCATCTCGCCGGAGAACCTGTCGCGAATCTTCGAGCCCTTCTACACGACGAAGACGGAGGGGAAGGGGACGGGGCTGGGACTGTCCATCGTGCAGCGCATCGTGGAGAAGCACGGTGGAAAGCTGAGCGTGGAGAGCGAGCTGGGGCAGGGAACGACCTTCACGGTGCGCCTGCCAATCCCAGACTGA
- a CDS encoding PAS domain S-box protein, whose translation MSHHDSTLGVVLVPAASAAREPLVRAAARVGLCVVEAPERATIGLVDLTVPEGRAALSALLATPVGEKLSLVALVAPGEAAFAVLESLRPAEVMTAGAEPYELAYRLRRVAERHLEQQEQQRRQEDLTLLLELTADYAESLDVEGLLHDVTRRLADRLGIGRAALVMLDHDGEAARVVAASDAPGQADVRIELERYPEVREAARTGLPVIVEDASHHPLLEGVQSEVAARGIHTLAALPLQIRGEVRGVLLLRASGGDRRTFAPDEIEFLKTVAHATAVALRNASLLQSVRGQTEREMSARIAAEAKAASLETYHLFFANVREGVAILDDRACVLSLNPAGENVLETSSESAYGRHLVDVTQPLDESVLMELVTAARRGESRSDVDLMVRTPKGRRLTLSFSAAPLEDGRRAIILSFRDVTQARLLADELSHTKDFLERLIDSSVDAIVASDMQGRIILFNKGAEALCGYTAQQALSGMHVSQLYPEGVSQRIMSQLRSPDYGGRGRLSVCRQDIVHRTGQLVPVNMTASIVYEGGREVASVGIFTDLRDRMELERKLSDVETRLEESEKNAVIVALAGTAAHELNQPLTSVMGYAELLKRRLKEEDTSYKPVDIIYREAERMAEIVRKIGRITRYETKAYMGSQQILDLDKASSHDE comes from the coding sequence GTGTCTCACCACGATTCAACCCTGGGTGTTGTCCTGGTGCCCGCGGCTTCGGCCGCGCGCGAGCCGCTCGTCCGCGCGGCGGCCCGGGTAGGATTGTGCGTGGTGGAGGCGCCGGAGCGGGCCACCATCGGCCTGGTGGACCTGACGGTACCGGAGGGGAGGGCGGCCCTGTCGGCGCTGCTCGCCACACCCGTGGGGGAGAAGCTGTCCCTGGTGGCGCTGGTGGCGCCGGGCGAGGCGGCCTTCGCGGTGCTGGAGTCGCTGCGGCCCGCCGAGGTGATGACGGCCGGGGCCGAGCCTTATGAGCTCGCGTACCGGCTGCGGCGCGTCGCCGAGCGCCACCTGGAGCAGCAGGAGCAGCAGCGGCGGCAGGAGGACCTGACGCTCCTGCTCGAGCTCACCGCGGACTACGCCGAGAGCCTGGACGTGGAGGGGCTGCTGCACGACGTCACCCGCAGGCTCGCGGACAGGCTCGGCATCGGCCGCGCCGCGCTGGTGATGTTGGATCATGACGGGGAGGCCGCCCGTGTGGTGGCCGCCAGCGACGCTCCCGGCCAGGCGGACGTGCGCATCGAGCTGGAGCGCTACCCGGAGGTCCGCGAGGCGGCGCGCACGGGCCTGCCCGTCATCGTGGAGGACGCCTCCCACCACCCCCTGCTGGAGGGGGTGCAGAGCGAGGTGGCGGCGCGGGGCATCCACACGCTGGCGGCGCTGCCGCTGCAGATTCGGGGAGAGGTGCGGGGGGTGCTGCTGCTGCGCGCCTCGGGTGGGGACCGGCGCACCTTCGCACCGGACGAGATCGAATTCCTCAAGACGGTGGCACACGCCACGGCGGTGGCGCTGCGCAACGCGTCGCTGTTGCAGTCGGTGCGCGGGCAGACCGAGCGGGAGATGTCGGCGCGCATCGCCGCCGAGGCGAAGGCGGCCTCGCTGGAGACGTACCACCTCTTCTTCGCCAACGTGCGCGAGGGCGTGGCCATCCTCGATGACCGGGCGTGCGTGCTCAGCCTCAACCCGGCGGGAGAGAACGTCCTGGAGACGTCCTCCGAGTCCGCCTATGGGCGCCACCTGGTGGACGTCACCCAGCCGTTGGACGAGTCGGTGCTGATGGAGCTGGTGACGGCGGCCCGGCGAGGCGAGTCCCGCTCGGACGTGGACCTGATGGTGCGCACGCCGAAGGGGCGGCGCCTCACGCTGAGCTTCTCCGCGGCCCCGCTGGAGGATGGGCGGCGGGCCATCATCCTCTCGTTCCGCGACGTGACGCAGGCGCGGCTGCTGGCCGACGAGCTGAGCCACACCAAGGACTTCCTGGAGCGGCTCATCGACTCGTCGGTGGACGCCATCGTCGCCTCGGACATGCAGGGCCGCATCATCCTCTTCAACAAGGGGGCGGAGGCGCTCTGCGGCTACACCGCGCAGCAGGCGCTCAGTGGCATGCACGTGAGCCAGCTGTACCCGGAGGGGGTGTCCCAGCGCATCATGAGCCAACTGCGCAGCCCGGATTACGGTGGGCGCGGACGGCTGTCGGTGTGCAGGCAGGACATCGTCCACCGCACGGGGCAGCTGGTGCCGGTGAACATGACGGCCTCCATCGTGTACGAGGGAGGCCGCGAGGTGGCCAGCGTGGGCATCTTCACGGACCTGCGCGACCGGATGGAGCTGGAGCGCAAGCTGTCGGACGTGGAGACGCGGCTGGAGGAGAGCGAGAAGAACGCCGTCATCGTGGCGCTGGCGGGCACGGCGGCGCACGAGCTCAACCAGCCGCTCACCTCGGTGATGGGGTACGCCGAGCTGCTCAAGCGCAGGCTGAAGGAGGAGGACACCTCCTACAAGCCGGTGGACATCATCTACCGCGAGGCCGAGCGCATGGCGGAGATCGTCCGGAAGATTGGCCGCATCACGCGCTACGAGACGAAGGCGTACATGGGCTCGCAGCAGATCCTGGACCTGGACAAAGCCAGCTCTCATGACGAGTGA
- a CDS encoding general secretion pathway protein GspE — protein sequence MARKRIGELLLERGAITPAQLEAALQAQQHSRQRLGVALVSLGAITEKTLAHALSEALGVPVMDLMARQPDWSAIHLLRPRFCEQHDLFPVALETVGGRRLLVVAMADPLDSTAIQEMEFTTGLKVSPRVAPLSAVRGAIQRYYHRAAQGTAAAAPASTAASEAVPEALEDDVEEIIVGEELPPGENTRRVSLEQLIQEREQQRKLKRGQARPASVKRAGDISAELDSLFGEVVPAAPEPLDPVEELERKFWALMRIMARKGLLTKEEFTRELDDES from the coding sequence ATGGCCAGAAAGCGGATCGGCGAGCTGCTCCTGGAGCGGGGGGCGATCACTCCGGCCCAGCTCGAGGCCGCGCTCCAGGCACAGCAACACTCGCGCCAACGGCTGGGCGTCGCGCTGGTGTCCCTGGGGGCGATCACCGAGAAGACCCTCGCGCACGCGCTGAGCGAAGCACTGGGCGTGCCAGTGATGGATTTGATGGCCCGCCAGCCGGACTGGAGCGCCATCCACCTTCTGCGCCCGCGCTTCTGCGAGCAGCACGACCTGTTCCCCGTGGCCCTGGAGACGGTGGGCGGGCGCCGGCTGCTGGTGGTGGCCATGGCCGACCCGCTCGACTCCACGGCGATTCAGGAGATGGAGTTCACCACCGGGTTGAAGGTGAGCCCCCGGGTGGCCCCGCTGTCCGCCGTGCGCGGCGCCATCCAGCGCTACTACCACCGGGCCGCCCAGGGCACCGCGGCGGCCGCTCCGGCCTCCACGGCGGCCTCGGAGGCCGTTCCCGAGGCGCTCGAGGACGACGTCGAGGAGATCATCGTCGGCGAGGAGCTGCCCCCCGGAGAGAACACCCGCCGCGTGTCGCTCGAGCAGCTCATCCAGGAGCGGGAGCAGCAGCGGAAGCTCAAGCGGGGTCAGGCCAGGCCCGCCTCGGTGAAGCGGGCCGGGGACATCAGCGCCGAGCTGGACTCGCTGTTCGGCGAGGTCGTGCCCGCCGCGCCCGAGCCGTTGGACCCCGTGGAGGAGCTGGAGCGCAAGTTCTGGGCCCTCATGCGCATCATGGCTCGCAAGGGACTCCTCACGAAGGAGGAGTTCACCCGCGAGCTGGATGACGAGAGCTGA
- a CDS encoding MotA/TolQ/ExbB proton channel family protein, whose protein sequence is MNLGFLTNLTVLANAGGAERTLFEEIAKRWEAGQWGMYPIATCLVFALAIMIERGIMLFGKASINKDAFLRGLKKHIYAGDLDKAINYVAGQKQTPLTQVIKAGLMNVPKGEEEVQAALDEASLRETPKIEARTGYLAMLGNAAMLAGLLGTVSGLIACFEAVANVNPADKATILANGISEAMNCTGFGLLTAIPAVIAFSILSGRATALVNDINETSVAVLNLIVNNRDKFKNATVSASSREVEE, encoded by the coding sequence ATGAACCTGGGGTTTCTGACGAATCTGACCGTCCTCGCCAACGCCGGCGGTGCCGAGCGCACTTTGTTCGAGGAGATCGCCAAGCGCTGGGAGGCGGGCCAGTGGGGTATGTACCCCATCGCCACCTGCCTCGTGTTCGCGCTGGCCATCATGATCGAGCGCGGCATCATGTTGTTCGGCAAGGCATCCATCAACAAGGACGCGTTCCTGCGCGGCCTCAAGAAGCACATCTACGCCGGTGACCTGGACAAGGCCATCAACTACGTGGCCGGCCAGAAGCAGACGCCGCTCACCCAGGTCATCAAGGCCGGCCTGATGAACGTTCCCAAGGGCGAGGAGGAGGTCCAGGCCGCCCTCGACGAGGCCAGCCTCCGCGAGACTCCGAAGATCGAGGCCCGCACCGGCTACCTCGCCATGCTCGGCAACGCGGCGATGCTCGCGGGTCTGCTCGGGACGGTGTCCGGTCTGATCGCCTGCTTCGAGGCGGTGGCCAACGTGAACCCGGCCGACAAGGCGACCATTCTCGCCAACGGTATTTCCGAAGCCATGAACTGCACCGGCTTCGGTCTGCTCACGGCCATCCCGGCGGTTATCGCCTTCTCCATCCTCTCCGGCCGCGCCACCGCGCTCGTCAACGACATCAACGAGACGAGCGTCGCGGTGCTCAACCTCATCGTCAACAACCGCGACAAGTTCAAGAACGCCACCGTCTCGGCGTCCTCCCGC